The following are encoded in a window of Roseimaritima ulvae genomic DNA:
- a CDS encoding efflux RND transporter periplasmic adaptor subunit codes for MNEAGHFRQRRSWLSVITNAVLCLSILGGSGVGVWWIYQTEPEAQQINAKRKSQALVETVVVERNTYSPRLVVLGTVEPAQDIVLSPRVRGQVLELSPSFAPGGMVRKGELLLRIDPADFENTVSIRRSELEQVEADWKIEDGRQKLAKQELDLLGDSIGEINAALVLREPQSASLQSRLSAARAAVQRAVLDLERTEIFAPFDAQILDRSVNVGSQVQPGDELGQLVGIDQYWVMAAVPIRNLRWIQFPEEGKPGSQVRLQNPDAWGDDAYRVGRVARMIGSLDQQTRLARVLVVVDDPLGLQAESHGLPPLILDSLLKVQIAGREIDDVVRLHREYVHDGDTVWVMQDGELEIRNTEIEFRDPEFAYISSGLESGDEVVTTTLATVANGVKLRKVESPAETVDSGDAEPDAEVITTDSPDILEDADSELQTTEVGP; via the coding sequence ATGAATGAAGCCGGCCATTTCAGACAACGCCGCAGCTGGTTAAGCGTTATTACCAACGCCGTCCTGTGCCTTTCCATTCTGGGGGGCTCGGGGGTGGGCGTATGGTGGATCTACCAGACCGAACCCGAAGCCCAGCAGATCAACGCCAAACGCAAGTCGCAGGCTCTGGTGGAAACGGTGGTCGTAGAGCGTAACACCTACTCGCCACGACTGGTGGTGTTGGGGACCGTCGAGCCCGCACAGGACATCGTGCTCAGCCCGCGAGTTCGCGGACAAGTGCTGGAGCTGTCGCCTTCGTTTGCGCCCGGCGGCATGGTCCGCAAGGGCGAATTGTTGCTGCGGATCGATCCGGCCGACTTCGAAAACACCGTCTCGATTCGCAGGAGTGAATTGGAACAGGTGGAAGCCGACTGGAAGATCGAAGACGGACGGCAAAAGCTGGCCAAGCAAGAGCTGGATCTGCTGGGCGATTCGATCGGTGAAATCAACGCGGCCCTGGTGCTGCGAGAACCGCAGTCGGCGTCCCTGCAGTCGCGACTGAGCGCCGCCCGAGCCGCGGTGCAGCGGGCGGTCTTGGACTTGGAGCGAACCGAGATCTTCGCCCCCTTCGACGCTCAAATCCTCGATCGCTCCGTCAATGTCGGTTCTCAGGTGCAACCAGGTGATGAACTGGGACAGCTGGTGGGGATCGACCAATACTGGGTGATGGCGGCGGTGCCGATCCGCAACCTGCGTTGGATTCAATTCCCCGAAGAGGGCAAACCGGGTTCGCAGGTCAGGCTGCAAAACCCCGACGCCTGGGGCGACGATGCATATCGGGTGGGACGCGTGGCACGCATGATCGGTTCGCTGGATCAACAGACTCGTCTGGCACGTGTACTGGTGGTTGTCGACGACCCCTTAGGGCTGCAAGCGGAATCCCACGGTCTGCCTCCCTTGATCCTGGACTCCCTGCTGAAAGTGCAGATTGCCGGCAGAGAAATCGATGATGTGGTCCGATTGCATCGTGAGTACGTCCACGATGGCGATACGGTGTGGGTGATGCAAGACGGCGAGCTGGAGATTCGCAACACCGAAATCGAATTCCGTGATCCCGAATTCGCCTACATCAGCAGTGGCTTGGAAAGCGGCGACGAAGTGGTCACGACCACGCTGGCGACCGTTGCCAACGGGGTCAAGCTTCGCAAGGTCGAATCCCCGGCCGAAACCGTTGACAGCGGAGATGCCGAACCGGACGCCGAGGTGATCACTACCGACTCGCCGGACATCCTCGAGGACGCCGACAGCGAACTGCAAACCACGGAGGTAGGCCCGTGA
- a CDS encoding efflux RND transporter permease subunit, producing MARNSIAANLLMFILLGGGIWSAVAIQKEVFPPSQLDIVEIEVGYPGASPAEVEQGILRPIEGAVRGVDGIQRIDSEAREGRGEVLIELVAGQNRMKAFQDIDQAVSRIRTFPDQIEQPEVRLQTDQREVMQVSIYGSIDVWALRKLAEQLRDTLLSTEEITQVELRRVPQYVTHIEIPRQQLREYGLTLPEVADIIRTSSQDVAAGSVQTSAGEILLRVKARKQWADEFANIEVVSGRAGPSVTLGDLATIRDGFEEVGFHSQFSQTPSVELDIFRVGSQSPIDIANVVEQTMSDFESVLPPGVNWRIDRNNAEEFRRRLDLVTENALMAVVIVLVILALFLEFRLAFWVMMGMVVSFIGGLLFLPLADVSINMISLFGFLVVLGIVVDDAVVVGENIYEERQTTRNLQQAAIRGTREVAAPVVFSILTNIVAFVPLMFIPGETGKFWSPLPVVVIIVLALSLFESLFILPAHLAHTPSNGRKFWLTQSLHRGQQAFGRGFNRAVEILYAPVLKFCLRFRYVTACVALALFLLVGGYATSAHMGMILMPEVSADEIEAGVRMPVGTTQDQSAEIARVVTEASLRMFEEHNLYEVAEGIKTNVRGQDFIDVEIVMLPPDQRDMTANEVIELWRDSIGDLPGVDQVTFEAERGPGGHRRDISIALSHTDIEVLEKASEAFVKRVEQYSYVRDVNNNYNRGKAQYDFHLRPEGRALGLTDEALGEQLRGAFFGSLALRLLRGTNEVEVRVKLPEEQREDIHHLEDLVIRTPSGAEVPLLDVAELQKDVSFSRINRRDGRRAISVSMDVEPKRAITQVITAMRTEALPELRRDFPGITWSFEGSDAEMRRATSTLWGYFGLAMAVIYSLLAVAFRGYVQPLIVLVAIPFGIVGAVLGHIWLGYDISLVSLMGVIALSGVVINDSLIMIDYANRRRKLNNSALEAISQAGLRRFRPILLTTLTTFGGLLPLIFEESLQAQYIVPMAISLGFGIIFSTAIILVLIPCLYLILEDIVTMFKPETQA from the coding sequence ATGGCTCGCAATTCGATCGCCGCCAACTTATTGATGTTCATCCTCTTGGGCGGTGGTATCTGGTCCGCCGTGGCGATCCAGAAAGAAGTCTTCCCGCCCTCGCAACTGGACATCGTTGAAATCGAAGTCGGTTATCCCGGCGCCTCGCCGGCGGAAGTCGAACAGGGCATCCTGCGTCCCATCGAAGGCGCCGTGCGCGGCGTCGACGGGATCCAGCGGATCGACAGCGAAGCTCGCGAGGGCCGCGGTGAAGTCTTGATCGAACTGGTCGCCGGTCAGAACCGGATGAAGGCCTTTCAGGATATCGACCAAGCGGTCAGCCGAATTCGCACCTTCCCCGATCAGATCGAACAGCCCGAGGTTCGTCTGCAAACGGACCAACGCGAAGTCATGCAGGTGTCGATCTACGGTTCGATCGACGTCTGGGCGCTCCGCAAACTGGCCGAACAGTTGCGCGATACGCTGCTTTCTACCGAAGAGATTACGCAAGTCGAACTGCGACGCGTTCCGCAATATGTGACGCACATCGAAATCCCTCGACAGCAACTTCGCGAATACGGCCTGACGCTGCCCGAAGTCGCTGACATCATCCGCACGTCCAGCCAGGATGTGGCCGCCGGATCGGTGCAAACCAGCGCCGGGGAAATCCTGCTGCGAGTCAAAGCCCGCAAACAGTGGGCGGATGAATTTGCCAATATCGAAGTGGTTTCCGGACGCGCCGGCCCGTCGGTCACGCTGGGCGACTTGGCTACGATTCGTGACGGCTTTGAAGAAGTCGGCTTCCATTCGCAGTTCAGCCAAACGCCGTCGGTGGAACTGGATATCTTCCGCGTCGGCTCGCAGTCGCCCATCGACATCGCCAACGTGGTCGAACAGACGATGAGCGATTTTGAAAGCGTGCTGCCGCCGGGCGTCAATTGGCGGATCGACCGAAACAACGCCGAAGAGTTTCGTCGTCGCCTGGACTTGGTCACCGAAAATGCCCTGATGGCGGTGGTCATCGTGCTGGTAATCCTGGCCTTGTTCCTGGAATTCCGACTGGCGTTTTGGGTGATGATGGGGATGGTCGTGTCGTTTATCGGCGGCCTGCTGTTCCTGCCGCTAGCCGACGTCAGTATTAATATGATTTCGCTGTTCGGCTTCCTGGTGGTGCTGGGGATCGTTGTTGATGATGCGGTGGTCGTTGGCGAAAATATTTACGAAGAACGGCAGACGACTCGCAATCTACAGCAGGCCGCGATCCGCGGCACCCGCGAGGTCGCCGCCCCGGTCGTGTTTAGCATCTTGACCAACATCGTCGCCTTTGTGCCACTGATGTTCATTCCCGGCGAGACCGGCAAGTTCTGGAGCCCGTTGCCGGTGGTCGTGATCATCGTACTGGCGCTGTCACTGTTCGAGTCGCTATTTATCCTGCCCGCTCACCTGGCCCACACGCCTTCCAACGGTCGCAAGTTTTGGCTGACCCAATCGCTGCATCGAGGCCAACAGGCCTTTGGCCGCGGTTTTAATCGAGCGGTGGAAATCTTGTACGCTCCGGTCCTGAAATTCTGCCTGCGATTCCGCTACGTCACGGCCTGTGTCGCGCTGGCTTTGTTCCTGTTGGTGGGCGGCTATGCGACCAGTGCGCACATGGGCATGATCCTGATGCCCGAGGTATCGGCGGACGAAATCGAAGCCGGGGTGCGGATGCCCGTGGGCACCACTCAAGATCAATCGGCCGAGATCGCCCGCGTGGTCACCGAAGCCAGTTTGCGGATGTTCGAAGAACACAATCTGTACGAAGTTGCCGAGGGCATTAAAACCAACGTCCGCGGCCAAGACTTCATCGACGTCGAAATCGTGATGCTGCCGCCCGACCAACGCGACATGACGGCCAACGAAGTCATCGAGCTGTGGCGTGATTCGATCGGGGATCTGCCCGGTGTGGACCAGGTGACCTTTGAAGCCGAACGGGGACCGGGCGGCCACCGCCGCGACATCAGTATCGCGCTCAGCCACACGGATATCGAGGTGCTGGAAAAAGCCTCCGAGGCGTTTGTCAAACGCGTGGAACAATACTCTTACGTCCGCGACGTCAACAATAACTACAACCGCGGCAAGGCGCAGTACGACTTTCACTTGCGTCCGGAAGGCCGAGCGTTGGGGTTGACCGATGAAGCGTTGGGCGAACAGCTTCGCGGTGCCTTCTTTGGTTCGCTGGCTCTGCGGTTGCTGCGCGGCACCAACGAAGTGGAAGTCCGTGTCAAGTTGCCCGAAGAACAACGCGAGGACATCCATCACCTGGAAGACCTGGTCATCCGCACGCCCAGCGGCGCCGAGGTTCCGCTGTTGGATGTCGCCGAACTGCAAAAGGATGTTTCTTTTTCACGCATCAATCGCCGCGACGGCCGCCGCGCGATCAGCGTCAGCATGGATGTGGAACCAAAGCGGGCGATCACGCAGGTTATCACCGCCATGCGAACCGAAGCGCTGCCGGAACTGCGTCGTGACTTTCCTGGGATCACCTGGAGCTTCGAAGGCAGCGATGCCGAAATGCGTCGCGCCACCTCGACGCTGTGGGGCTACTTTGGCCTGGCGATGGCGGTGATCTATTCGCTGTTGGCGGTGGCCTTCCGCGGCTACGTGCAGCCCTTGATCGTGCTGGTCGCGATTCCCTTTGGGATAGTCGGCGCGGTGCTCGGCCACATCTGGCTGGGTTACGACATCTCGCTGGTCAGCCTGATGGGCGTGATCGCGCTGTCGGGAGTGGTGATCAACGATTCGCTGATCATGATCGACTACGCCAATCGCCGCCGCAAACTGAACAACAGTGCCCTTGAAGCCATTTCCCAGGCCGGCCTGCGGCGTTTCCGCCCCATCCTGCTGACCACGCTGACGACCTTCGGCGGCTTGTTGCCGCTGATCTTTGAGGAGTCATTGCAGGCTCAGTACATCGTTCCGATGGCCATCTCGCTGGGCTTTGGGATTATCTTCTCCACAGCGATTATCCTGGTGCTGATTCCTTGCTTGTACTTAATTCTGGAAGACATCGTCACGATGTTTAAGCCAGAAACGCAAGCCTAA
- a CDS encoding sialidase family protein yields MSQPVAFRRPAAPSPACLLLLPSLCLTFASSLAAQTADPETVLGDTTMPAAQHVSQTFPYGITGKTPPSLTKINYKGQPPYHKHRINLRVFQGCPQIEISEGGRLWATWFGSNVQAERAPFHHDQFSVISTSADDGKTWKEVFVFDPSELLGGGASDPMLWKDAQGRIRFIGLRNIDFKGKDEFATSAWEFTMLDPENEHTAWNAPRLLGNKNMSVMKPLIFPDGTILRSMDDFKLVGVPNKVRIRFLKEAVDGTPIFVSEMPVDNDAVFAEQMPIIRKDGSLFTFYRARKGQKFAESFDGGKSWQLGGYYPMQFSINTKCILKTLPSGRVMLVANDVQMKQVDGKNVYYYTDENGQQQELQKHKTARTRMTAFLSDDDGKTFPHKLLLCDEGQISYPSTTVGKDGAIYIVYDQGRGVIGQHTIFVSKISEADILAGKLVNEESYLNNIVSRPSDHGGGRRPGDKL; encoded by the coding sequence ATGTCCCAACCCGTTGCATTTCGTCGCCCGGCCGCTCCCTCGCCCGCTTGCCTGTTGTTGCTGCCTAGCCTGTGCTTAACCTTTGCCTCATCGCTGGCGGCACAGACAGCAGACCCTGAAACGGTACTGGGCGACACCACGATGCCCGCCGCCCAACACGTCTCGCAGACGTTCCCCTATGGCATCACCGGCAAGACACCGCCGTCGCTGACCAAGATTAACTACAAAGGCCAACCGCCTTATCACAAACACCGCATCAATCTGAGAGTGTTTCAGGGCTGTCCGCAGATCGAAATTTCCGAAGGCGGCCGGCTTTGGGCCACCTGGTTTGGCTCCAACGTACAAGCCGAGCGAGCCCCATTCCATCACGATCAATTTTCGGTGATCTCGACCTCCGCGGACGACGGCAAAACGTGGAAAGAAGTGTTTGTGTTCGACCCCAGCGAACTGCTGGGCGGCGGCGCATCGGACCCAATGCTGTGGAAAGACGCTCAGGGGCGGATTCGCTTCATCGGTCTGCGAAATATTGATTTCAAAGGGAAAGACGAATTCGCCACCTCGGCTTGGGAATTCACCATGCTGGATCCCGAGAACGAACACACCGCCTGGAACGCTCCGCGGTTACTGGGCAACAAAAACATGTCGGTCATGAAGCCGCTGATCTTTCCGGACGGCACCATCCTGCGGTCCATGGACGACTTCAAACTGGTCGGCGTCCCCAACAAGGTGAGGATTCGCTTTTTGAAGGAAGCCGTCGATGGCACGCCGATCTTCGTTTCCGAAATGCCCGTCGATAACGACGCGGTGTTCGCTGAACAAATGCCCATCATCCGCAAAGACGGCAGCCTGTTCACGTTCTACCGGGCTCGCAAAGGGCAGAAGTTTGCCGAGTCTTTTGACGGCGGCAAATCCTGGCAGCTCGGCGGCTACTACCCGATGCAGTTCTCGATCAACACCAAGTGCATTCTAAAAACCCTGCCTTCGGGTCGTGTCATGCTGGTCGCCAATGACGTCCAGATGAAGCAGGTGGACGGCAAGAACGTCTATTACTACACCGACGAAAATGGCCAGCAGCAGGAATTGCAAAAACACAAAACCGCTCGCACTCGAATGACGGCGTTCCTGAGCGACGACGACGGCAAAACCTTTCCGCATAAACTTCTCTTATGCGACGAAGGACAAATCAGCTATCCTTCCACCACCGTCGGCAAAGATGGAGCGATCTACATCGTTTACGACCAAGGCCGTGGCGTGATCGGCCAGCACACTATCTTTGTGTCCAAGATCAGCGAAGCGGACATCCTGGCTGGCAAACTGGTCAACGAAGAAAGTTATTTGAA